A region from the bacterium genome encodes:
- a CDS encoding biopolymer transporter ExbD, with the protein MRSMNNVPGFRTPRRPVLELGMTPLIDIVFLLLLFFMLTSRFVVHEGIQVDLPVTDKPHAIAARQTHRLTVRSDGTIMLAGKSMTLRELGLFLDRQDDAFLQTPFEILSDRRASVQTVVSLLELLRDRGAARVSLGTVRADGMAAP; encoded by the coding sequence ATGCGGTCCATGAATAACGTGCCGGGGTTCAGGACCCCCCGCCGGCCGGTCCTCGAGCTGGGGATGACACCCCTCATCGATATCGTTTTCCTGCTCCTCCTCTTTTTCATGCTGACCTCCCGCTTCGTGGTCCACGAGGGGATCCAGGTGGACCTCCCGGTCACCGACAAACCCCACGCCATCGCTGCCCGGCAAACCCATCGCCTCACCGTCCGATCCGATGGGACCATTATGCTGGCAGGTAAGTCCATGACCTTGCGGGAACTGGGCCTGTTCCTCGATCGCCAGGACGATGCGTTCCTTCAGACCCCCTTCGAGATCCTCTCCGACCGGCGGGCGTCGGTGCAGACGGTAGTTTCGCTCCTGGAACTTCTCAGGGACCGTGGCGCCGCCCGCGTCTCCCTGGGTACCGTGCGGGCAGACGGCATGGCTGCTCCCTGA
- a CDS encoding MotA/TolQ/ExbB proton channel family protein, whose translation MSGTWLDLLGRGGVLMIPIVLCSIVGLALIFDRLYSYRKMRLEGFTVPEGVKSALRRGDLTGVRDMVDHEVAGGRVLLEALSRHHEGVGGIRASFALAASDLVRRMETSLRGLATVAALAPLLGLLGTVIGMIRAFMVIERHGSAVSPALLAGGIWEALLTTAAGLTVAIPCLLFHNLFQGRIERVEGELNRMATELSDAVHE comes from the coding sequence ATGAGCGGCACATGGCTGGACCTCCTGGGCCGGGGCGGAGTCCTCATGATCCCCATCGTCCTTTGCTCCATCGTGGGGCTTGCCCTCATTTTCGACCGGCTTTACAGTTACCGGAAGATGCGGCTGGAGGGGTTCACCGTTCCCGAAGGTGTAAAGAGCGCCCTTCGAAGGGGTGACCTTACCGGGGTCCGTGACATGGTCGATCATGAAGTGGCCGGCGGCCGCGTTCTTCTGGAGGCCCTCTCACGCCACCATGAGGGGGTGGGGGGGATCAGGGCGTCTTTCGCTCTCGCCGCCTCCGACCTTGTACGCCGCATGGAAACATCCCTGAGGGGTCTTGCCACGGTGGCCGCTCTGGCTCCTCTCCTCGGCCTGCTGGGTACGGTTATCGGAATGATACGGGCTTTCATGGTCATCGAGCGCCATGGTTCGGCGGTGAGCCCGGCTTTACTGGCAGGGGGGATATGGGAGGCGCTGCTCACCACCGCGGCCGGTCTCACGGTAGCCATCCCCTGCCTCCTGTTCCACAACCTGTTCCAGGGACGTATCGAACGGGTGGAAGGGGAACTGAACCGGATGGCAACGGAGCTTTCCGATGCGGTCCATGAATAA
- a CDS encoding response regulator, whose translation MHILLVDDTELFLDLERSYLERDSFTFSIARSGDEALEILRQKRPDLVILDLIMPGMEGDAVCREIKAHPATRNIPVIMVSSATREEFKDRCYAAGCNAFVAKPLKRDELLEAIERVIVIARRTNPRVPTHLPSNVRHGERELDAWIHTISVGGLFIEIDPPPESGEVLDIVFSLPQRSSTIRSMVQVRWSGRVRADGASGVGVQFLDIEETDKAAIGDYVEKKLSSVGSLKGFA comes from the coding sequence ATGCACATCCTGCTGGTAGACGATACCGAACTTTTTCTGGATCTCGAGAGAAGCTACCTCGAGAGGGATTCCTTTACCTTCAGTATCGCCAGGTCCGGGGACGAGGCGCTGGAAATCCTCAGGCAAAAGAGACCTGACCTGGTGATCCTGGACCTCATCATGCCCGGCATGGAAGGTGATGCCGTGTGCAGGGAAATAAAGGCCCATCCGGCTACCCGCAACATCCCCGTCATCATGGTAAGTTCAGCGACCCGGGAGGAGTTCAAGGACCGCTGTTACGCAGCCGGCTGCAACGCCTTCGTGGCGAAGCCTCTCAAAAGGGATGAGCTTCTCGAGGCCATCGAAAGGGTCATTGTCATCGCCAGGAGGACAAATCCGCGGGTGCCGACCCATCTACCCTCCAACGTCCGTCACGGAGAAAGGGAGCTGGACGCCTGGATCCACACAATCTCCGTCGGGGGGCTGTTCATTGAGATCGATCCGCCTCCGGAGTCCGGGGAGGTCCTCGACATAGTCTTCTCCCTGCCGCAAAGGAGCTCCACTATCCGATCCATGGTTCAGGTGCGGTGGTCGGGACGGGTCAGGGCCGACGGAGCTTCCGGCGTGGGTGTCCAGTTCCTCGATATCGAGGAGACCGACAAGGCCGCTATCGGGGATTACGTGGAGAAAAAGCTGTCCAGCGTGGGATCGCTGAAGGGCTTCGCATAA
- a CDS encoding radical SAM protein — protein sequence MTLKNHCYLKRLEEPHIYDAAADELYLLDDESLGRILALSEGADDPEAAGLLAEAGLLQEMPRKVSVQVPGRSADPSLRYLEVQVTGRCDKACRHCYLGPPRPVDMSVGTFRSVLDQFAVMQGLKVMVSGGEAAVHPEFEALADLLPEAPFRAVLITHGEWIGPVEACRLGERFHQVQVSLDGMGEGHDALRGAGSFDRAVAGIMALREAGVPVAVGTMVHDGNLEQFEAMSRLLERFNVEEWSIDVPCPAGRWHDHPAAGAALRTASEKLRFAYGGGFHGGSAGLACGSALMTVAPDGTAAKCGFYFDHPAGNVLVDGLAEVWSKVEHIPLGTLACDCELKDVCAGGCRYRAEVLGGSKLAPDAVQCYFRGVK from the coding sequence TTGACTCTCAAAAATCACTGCTACCTCAAACGCCTCGAAGAGCCGCACATCTACGACGCGGCCGCGGACGAGCTGTACCTCCTTGACGACGAATCGTTGGGGAGGATCCTTGCCCTGTCCGAAGGCGCTGACGATCCCGAAGCGGCCGGTCTCCTGGCCGAAGCCGGCCTTCTCCAGGAAATGCCCCGGAAGGTGTCCGTCCAGGTGCCCGGGCGATCAGCCGATCCGTCTCTGCGATATCTGGAGGTACAGGTCACCGGCCGGTGCGACAAGGCGTGCCGTCACTGCTACCTGGGACCTCCCCGTCCTGTCGACATGAGCGTTGGAACCTTCCGTTCGGTCCTGGACCAGTTCGCCGTTATGCAGGGGCTCAAGGTTATGGTTTCAGGGGGTGAGGCCGCCGTTCACCCTGAATTCGAAGCCCTGGCCGATCTGCTGCCTGAAGCGCCATTCAGGGCAGTGCTCATAACCCACGGAGAGTGGATAGGGCCTGTCGAGGCCTGCCGGCTTGGCGAGCGGTTCCACCAGGTCCAGGTCTCACTGGACGGGATGGGCGAGGGGCACGACGCCCTGCGGGGAGCGGGATCATTCGACAGGGCGGTGGCGGGGATCATGGCCCTGCGGGAGGCCGGGGTCCCGGTGGCGGTGGGGACCATGGTCCACGACGGCAACCTGGAGCAGTTCGAGGCCATGTCCCGGCTCCTGGAACGGTTCAATGTGGAAGAGTGGAGCATCGACGTGCCGTGCCCCGCGGGGCGCTGGCATGACCATCCGGCTGCAGGGGCGGCGTTAAGAACGGCCAGCGAAAAACTGCGTTTCGCTTACGGGGGAGGTTTCCATGGGGGATCAGCGGGCCTCGCCTGCGGTTCGGCCCTCATGACGGTGGCGCCCGACGGAACAGCGGCCAAGTGCGGGTTCTACTTCGACCATCCCGCAGGCAACGTTCTGGTGGACGGGTTGGCAGAGGTATGGTCGAAAGTGGAGCACATTCCCCTGGGCACCCTTGCCTGTGATTGTGAACTCAAGGATGTGTGCGCGGGGGGATGCCGGTACAGGGCCGAGGTGCTGGGGGGGTCGAAACTGGCCCCCGACGCGGTGCAGTGCTACTTTAGGGGAGTTAAATAA
- the hflX gene encoding GTPase HflX, whose protein sequence is MDRRGQVTHILVGDRSSVFIPDLRLYRFSPGNLRGLRLVHTHLEPGGLTREDLTDLSMVRLDIVVAVEVQPDGLPGQTHLGYLVPSGDQRWTIRSFPNPHEMRDDPLELIELAEEQMRRQIRGIVTEGVSRVMLVGITGDSTEKAEESMAELAELARTAGLVVASTLLQTRKKPDPRTVIGQGKLGDASIAALDLAVDTLVFNRDLSPSQLRAITDDTELKVIDRTMLILDIFAQHARSRGGKIQVELAQLRYLLPRLVGKGTALSRLAGGIGTRGPGETKLEVDRRRIRQRIGKLEKDLSRLTKERKTRRKQRGQDPVPIVSIVGYTNVGKSTLLNTLTGSDEVAEDKLFATLDPVSRRLTTSEGPLCVLTDTVGLIHDLPPELERAFAATFEEIGDADLILHLADASVPDLGEQIATVEETLESLGLSSIPVMLVLNKSDLVDSGVLPNLRKRYGALTVSALKRESLGQLLREVKKRLEKGKEPAFRSREPGEDQKH, encoded by the coding sequence ATGGACCGGCGGGGCCAGGTCACCCACATCCTCGTCGGCGACCGCAGCAGCGTTTTCATCCCCGACCTTCGTCTCTATCGCTTTTCCCCCGGAAACCTCCGGGGCCTTCGCCTCGTCCACACCCATCTTGAACCCGGCGGCCTCACCCGGGAAGACCTTACCGACCTGAGCATGGTCCGCCTGGACATCGTCGTCGCCGTGGAGGTCCAGCCCGACGGCTTGCCGGGCCAGACCCACCTTGGCTACCTCGTGCCGTCGGGAGACCAGCGGTGGACCATCCGGTCCTTCCCGAACCCCCACGAGATGCGCGACGACCCCCTGGAACTCATCGAGCTCGCGGAAGAGCAGATGCGGCGGCAGATCCGCGGGATCGTCACCGAGGGGGTGTCGCGGGTCATGCTGGTAGGGATCACCGGCGATTCGACCGAAAAGGCTGAAGAGTCCATGGCGGAGCTTGCCGAATTGGCACGTACCGCCGGTCTCGTGGTGGCCTCCACCCTCCTCCAGACGCGAAAGAAACCGGACCCGCGCACCGTCATCGGGCAGGGCAAACTGGGAGACGCCAGCATCGCCGCCCTGGACCTGGCCGTGGACACTCTCGTGTTCAACCGGGACCTGTCGCCCTCCCAGCTGCGCGCCATCACCGATGATACCGAGCTCAAGGTCATCGACCGCACCATGCTCATCCTGGACATCTTCGCCCAGCACGCCCGGAGCCGCGGCGGCAAGATCCAGGTGGAGCTGGCCCAGCTGCGCTACCTGCTTCCCCGGCTGGTGGGCAAGGGAACCGCCCTGTCCAGGCTCGCCGGCGGTATCGGTACCCGGGGGCCGGGTGAGACCAAGCTGGAGGTGGACCGGCGCCGCATCCGCCAGCGCATCGGCAAACTGGAAAAGGACCTGTCCCGCCTGACGAAGGAAAGGAAGACCCGCCGCAAACAAAGGGGCCAGGACCCGGTCCCCATCGTTTCCATCGTGGGCTACACCAACGTGGGGAAGAGCACCTTGTTAAACACCCTGACCGGAAGCGACGAGGTGGCCGAGGACAAGCTCTTCGCCACCCTGGACCCTGTAAGCCGCCGCCTGACCACTTCAGAAGGTCCCCTGTGCGTCCTCACCGACACGGTGGGCCTCATCCACGACCTGCCTCCGGAGCTGGAGCGCGCCTTTGCCGCCACCTTCGAGGAGATCGGGGACGCCGATCTCATCCTCCACCTTGCCGACGCCTCCGTCCCCGACCTGGGTGAACAGATCGCGACGGTGGAAGAGACGCTGGAATCCCTCGGCCTTTCATCCATTCCGGTAATGCTGGTCCTCAACAAGTCCGACCTCGTGGACAGCGGCGTCCTGCCCAACCTTCGCAAAAGGTACGGTGCCCTGACGGTGAGCGCTCTCAAAAGGGAGAGCCTGGGGCAACTGCTGAGAGAGGTAAAGAAGCGGCTGGAAAAGGGCAAGGAGCCAGCATTCAGGAGCCGGGAGCCAGGAGAAGATCAAAAGCATTAA
- a CDS encoding LysM peptidoglycan-binding domain-containing protein, translated as MIFARRTLVAASAIITVCLLAPGGLRAEDVPRTVQQGQSLSLICKDAYGDAGLYEIVSLYNGIEDPTRVAPGHLLRLPYAGVTTLGKGQSLSALASRVWGDPGFYTLLVWANEIKDPSRVPAGTRLTVPFLFPYRLKRGESVSAVAERFYGDPRQFHPILTASAIADPARVAAGSRLLVPYVLSRPAPERAAEPSRPATPLKPVIKKSPPAPAPKEDPQRQRSLALLDQAETAFRSGQYGDAWTMGNDAAKGLDAKEKARALRLLAAGQYAFGRMDNALADLKAARELDPDFKPDPAYVNPEMMALYERARGK; from the coding sequence GTGATCTTTGCCCGACGGACCCTGGTTGCGGCCTCCGCGATCATCACTGTGTGTCTGCTGGCGCCTGGAGGACTCCGGGCAGAGGATGTGCCAAGGACGGTCCAACAGGGCCAGTCCCTCTCCCTCATCTGCAAGGATGCCTACGGGGACGCAGGCCTCTATGAGATCGTGAGCCTTTATAACGGGATCGAGGATCCCACCAGGGTGGCTCCGGGGCACCTGCTCCGGCTGCCCTACGCCGGCGTGACCACCCTTGGGAAGGGACAGAGCCTCAGCGCCCTGGCCAGCAGAGTGTGGGGTGATCCAGGGTTTTACACCCTTCTCGTCTGGGCCAACGAAATAAAAGACCCCTCGCGGGTTCCTGCGGGCACCCGTTTGACGGTGCCGTTCCTGTTTCCCTACCGGCTCAAGCGGGGAGAAAGCGTTTCGGCGGTGGCGGAGCGTTTCTACGGGGATCCCAGGCAGTTCCATCCCATCCTCACAGCCAGCGCCATTGCTGATCCTGCCCGCGTCGCGGCCGGGTCCCGGCTCCTGGTCCCCTATGTCCTGTCCAGGCCGGCACCGGAACGAGCGGCTGAACCGTCCAGGCCCGCCACGCCTCTAAAGCCCGTCATTAAGAAGAGTCCACCGGCCCCGGCTCCGAAGGAAGACCCTCAAAGGCAAAGATCCCTGGCCCTCCTCGACCAGGCCGAGACCGCTTTCAGGTCAGGGCAATACGGGGATGCCTGGACGATGGGAAACGATGCCGCGAAGGGGTTGGATGCCAAGGAAAAGGCCAGGGCCCTGCGCCTTCTCGCCGCCGGACAGTACGCCTTCGGCAGAATGGACAATGCCCTTGCCGACCTGAAGGCGGCCCGCGAACTGGACCCGGATTTCAAACCCGATCCGGCCTATGTGAATCCGGAGATGATGGCCCTCTATGAGAGGGCCCGTGGAAAATAG
- a CDS encoding serine/threonine-protein kinase, translating into MNKKLGKYNVLEEIGRGGMAVVYRARQESLDRIVAIKELDLSRAGPDPKALERFQLEARAAASLDHPSIITVHDFWERSNKAYIAMEFVDGLELKEALAVAGTLEPMTAVRIGIALCKALSYAHERGIVHRDVKPGNVMLSAQGSVKLADFGIVLVSGSADLTTTGQVIGTPSFMSPEQIKGEPVGPPSDIFSLGVVLYETLTGVKPFTGPSDVAVTHAIVRSRPVRIRKRNPRVPRRLVRVIMKSLRKKPTKRFATMDEMAAALERSLARRAPSTAQAVSALVASVRLPQGGQEVTMPLAVESTPAAKKSRVFLLLLPAAVLILALVLWPREPPPEPGLPGGTAPSPAAVQTVPVTVIAYPWAEILLDGKSQGYTPRARPLAIAPGRHTMVLRNPHLGKKTVTLDLKAGVEETVTVDLAEGQK; encoded by the coding sequence ATGAATAAAAAACTGGGTAAATACAACGTCCTGGAAGAGATAGGACGGGGCGGTATGGCCGTTGTGTACCGTGCCCGGCAGGAGTCTCTCGACCGCATCGTCGCCATAAAGGAACTGGATCTTTCCCGGGCCGGTCCCGACCCCAAAGCCCTTGAGCGCTTTCAACTGGAAGCCAGAGCGGCCGCCTCCCTCGATCACCCTTCCATCATTACGGTCCACGATTTCTGGGAAAGGTCCAACAAGGCCTATATCGCCATGGAGTTCGTGGACGGCCTCGAGCTCAAGGAAGCCCTGGCTGTTGCGGGCACCCTGGAGCCGATGACCGCGGTCCGGATCGGTATCGCCCTGTGCAAGGCGCTCAGCTACGCCCACGAACGGGGGATCGTGCACAGGGACGTCAAGCCGGGCAACGTCATGCTTTCGGCCCAGGGCAGCGTCAAGCTGGCCGATTTCGGCATCGTCCTCGTCTCCGGCTCGGCCGACCTGACCACGACCGGCCAGGTCATCGGCACCCCGTCGTTCATGTCGCCGGAACAGATCAAGGGCGAACCGGTAGGCCCGCCATCGGACATCTTCAGCCTCGGTGTCGTCCTTTACGAGACGCTGACCGGCGTCAAGCCGTTCACCGGGCCGTCTGACGTGGCTGTGACCCACGCCATCGTCAGGAGTCGTCCGGTCAGGATCCGGAAACGTAACCCGAGGGTTCCCCGCCGCCTGGTACGGGTGATCATGAAGTCGCTTCGGAAAAAGCCGACCAAGCGGTTCGCCACCATGGACGAGATGGCAGCGGCTCTGGAAAGGTCCCTGGCAAGGCGGGCGCCCTCCACTGCCCAGGCCGTTTCAGCCCTGGTGGCCTCCGTGAGGCTTCCTCAGGGTGGTCAAGAGGTGACGATGCCTTTGGCGGTGGAGTCCACGCCCGCCGCGAAAAAATCGCGGGTCTTCCTGCTCCTGCTGCCGGCGGCCGTTCTCATCCTCGCTCTCGTGCTGTGGCCCCGCGAGCCGCCTCCGGAACCGGGACTGCCCGGGGGGACCGCGCCGTCTCCGGCAGCGGTACAGACCGTTCCTGTCACCGTCATCGCCTATCCCTGGGCAGAAATTCTGCTGGATGGAAAATCGCAGGGCTATACACCCAGGGCCAGGCCGCTTGCGATCGCGCCGGGACGCCACACCATGGTCCTGAGAAACCCCCACCTGGGGAAGAAAACAGTGACGCTGGATCTGAAGGCGGGAGTTGAAGAAACGGTCACGGTGGATCTTGCGGAGGGTCAAAAGTGA
- a CDS encoding FHA domain-containing protein, which translates to MPRGKDRGFEPTHTMPRRERTVAKDPEQRAHLVPLTGSKAGTHYPVLDDRMTILGRDPQCQIRLEDPDASRRHAAIQPFGREFYIMDMGSTNGTLINGHLEEKRILRHGDKITIGKQVFQFLLTAPDGSPILISPTG; encoded by the coding sequence ATGCCAAGGGGGAAAGACAGAGGGTTCGAACCGACGCATACGATGCCCAGGCGGGAGCGAACCGTCGCGAAGGATCCGGAACAAAGAGCCCACCTCGTGCCTTTAACGGGCAGCAAGGCCGGAACCCATTACCCCGTTCTGGACGACAGGATGACGATCCTGGGCCGCGATCCCCAGTGCCAGATCCGCCTGGAGGACCCGGACGCGTCCCGAAGGCATGCCGCGATCCAGCCCTTCGGCCGGGAATTTTACATCATGGACATGGGAAGCACCAACGGCACCCTGATAAACGGCCATCTGGAGGAAAAACGGATCCTTCGCCATGGCGACAAGATCACCATCGGGAAGCAGGTGTTTCAGTTCCTTCTTACCGCTCCGGACGGCAGCCCCATTCTCATCTCTCCCACAGGCTGA
- a CDS encoding glycosyltransferase family 9 protein, which yields MVHLSTRNFDWVINLDAGKTSSGLAAMARGKTKTGYQLHENGFVTASNPEAEDWLRLGLFDDLKKANIKSYQEVMCEILGIPREEMNYVLDLSDEEYGSAREDLLNKGIDLSRPILGIHTGGGSRWKLKQWTEKGFVELIDLVEANMGREVQILLLGGPEEKERNKQIASTVKPPVFDTGTDNPLRHFAAIASHCQVVLSGDSLAMHVALSVGCRVVVLFGPTSSAEIELFGRGEMIVPDLDCLVCYRNTCEIKPNCMDSISAKMVYEAIQRQLVAVSEVS from the coding sequence CTGGTTCACCTTTCCACAAGGAATTTTGATTGGGTCATCAATCTGGACGCTGGTAAAACTTCCTCGGGATTGGCAGCCATGGCTCGAGGAAAAACAAAGACCGGTTACCAGCTCCATGAAAACGGCTTTGTCACAGCTTCGAATCCTGAAGCGGAGGATTGGCTCCGACTGGGGCTTTTTGACGACCTGAAAAAGGCAAACATAAAGTCTTATCAGGAGGTCATGTGTGAGATTTTGGGTATTCCCAGGGAAGAGATGAATTATGTGCTTGATCTCAGTGACGAAGAGTATGGGTCAGCACGGGAAGACCTGTTGAATAAGGGAATCGATCTTTCCCGACCTATCCTTGGTATTCACACTGGTGGTGGCAGCCGATGGAAACTAAAGCAATGGACAGAAAAAGGATTTGTAGAGCTGATCGACCTTGTCGAGGCCAATATGGGCAGGGAGGTCCAGATCCTTTTACTAGGTGGCCCTGAGGAAAAAGAAAGGAACAAACAAATAGCTTCAACTGTGAAACCACCAGTTTTTGATACTGGCACTGACAATCCTCTGCGTCATTTCGCCGCAATAGCAAGTCATTGCCAGGTTGTTCTCTCGGGCGATTCACTGGCCATGCATGTAGCCCTGTCTGTGGGCTGCCGTGTAGTTGTTCTGTTCGGCCCCACGAGCTCTGCCGAGATAGAACTTTTTGGACGTGGAGAGATGATCGTTCCGGACCTCGATTGTCTGGTCTGTTACAGGAATACCTGCGAAATAAAACCGAACTGCATGGATTCCATCAGTGCAAAGATGGTTTACGAGGCCATACAGAGGCAACTCGTCGCCGTTTCTGAAGTGAGCTGA
- a CDS encoding glycosyltransferase family 4 protein — MSTPGAAGYIHLIIYDDPSPEGGGIQNTAYWIGRKLEDKNLSVVVAGLEKYLNSPAYEGTTIKFFKLKRPFRTKNTTDLRLLWLLIRLRLRYGKRVVLYSLVINNVKVYRWLKYFLGWKCVSFLHGNETLRLLAQRPDTLRKNILACTCVIANTRYTKTLVERLGEFPNLWILPPGIPVENFQGPDQTFHREKLGWQDRKVILMLSRLVKRKGHLTVIKAVSKIRSKHPEVLLAIAGSGGYRADIEQLISEYGLNESVSLLGFVPEKDKPELYAACDVYCMPSEIDERAFDVEGFGITFIEAGAMGTIVIGSDTGGIPDAIEQGKTGFLIQPGDDEQLAAILDEIFSNPAEFDGMRQYARMRAVNRFSWDSHATRMLELIEGSMNGS, encoded by the coding sequence ATGAGCACCCCTGGAGCTGCCGGCTACATTCACCTCATCATCTACGATGACCCATCACCCGAAGGGGGTGGTATCCAGAACACGGCTTACTGGATAGGACGCAAACTGGAGGATAAAAACCTTTCGGTTGTCGTAGCCGGTCTTGAAAAATATCTCAATTCCCCAGCTTATGAAGGAACGACTATCAAGTTTTTTAAATTGAAAAGACCTTTTCGCACTAAAAACACCACCGATCTCCGGTTGTTATGGCTGCTCATCCGGCTTCGTCTGAGGTACGGAAAACGAGTCGTCCTCTATTCACTCGTTATCAACAACGTCAAGGTGTACCGCTGGCTTAAGTACTTCCTTGGCTGGAAGTGTGTCAGCTTCCTTCATGGCAACGAAACACTCCGACTGCTGGCCCAAAGACCTGATACCTTAAGGAAAAACATTCTCGCCTGCACCTGTGTCATCGCCAACACCCGGTACACAAAGACCCTCGTCGAGAGGTTGGGCGAATTTCCCAACCTCTGGATTCTTCCCCCCGGGATCCCTGTCGAAAACTTTCAGGGTCCCGATCAAACCTTTCACCGGGAAAAGCTGGGATGGCAAGACCGCAAAGTTATCCTGATGTTAAGCCGCCTTGTCAAACGAAAGGGGCATCTGACGGTAATAAAAGCGGTTTCGAAAATAAGGAGCAAACACCCTGAAGTGCTTCTTGCCATTGCCGGGTCAGGAGGATATCGAGCAGATATTGAACAGTTGATCAGCGAGTATGGTCTCAATGAAAGTGTATCCCTTTTGGGATTCGTCCCTGAAAAGGATAAACCGGAACTCTATGCCGCATGTGATGTGTATTGCATGCCCAGCGAGATAGATGAAAGGGCCTTTGACGTTGAAGGCTTCGGCATCACCTTCATCGAAGCCGGTGCTATGGGTACGATTGTCATCGGTTCGGACACGGGGGGCATCCCTGACGCTATCGAACAGGGTAAGACGGGCTTTCTTATACAACCCGGCGACGATGAACAGCTCGCGGCTATCCTGGACGAGATCTTCTCAAATCCCGCCGAATTCGACGGGATGCGCCAGTATGCCAGGATGCGGGCAGTCAATCGTTTCAGCTGGGATTCTCATGCTACAAGGATGCTGGAATTGATCGAGGGATCGATGAACGGCAGCTGA
- a CDS encoding glycosyltransferase family 9 protein, whose product MDKVLIVRLSAIGDLVMASPLIGAFKRTWPQARLTWLVEETSKAVLEANPGLDEIIVWPRARWRKLLRDRRYLTLLKEIRSFVADLRKRRFDLAVDAQGLLKSGIWVWLSGARERVGIGSREGSRFLMTEVISREGASDGLSSQYLLLAEALGLETEPFEMEMALSDDAEKYARQFKRSIGSEYIVFAPFTTRPQKHWIQKRWPKVAHHLFCELGLKTVILGGWGDVEAADRMAENASGIINLAGKTSLQQAGAVIARSSLLIGVDTGLTHMGIALEVPTIALFGATRPYLDTTGTSGEVLYHKLDCSPCRRSPTCDGDFTCMKAISAEEVIRTARRLLTAP is encoded by the coding sequence ATGGATAAAGTTCTGATCGTACGGCTTTCTGCCATCGGCGACCTGGTCATGGCCTCGCCGCTCATCGGGGCCTTCAAAAGGACCTGGCCCCAGGCCAGGCTCACCTGGCTCGTCGAGGAAACATCGAAAGCTGTTCTCGAAGCCAACCCGGGTCTTGACGAGATCATTGTCTGGCCCAGGGCCAGGTGGAGAAAACTTTTAAGGGACAGGCGGTACCTCACTCTTTTGAAGGAGATCCGTTCATTTGTGGCGGACCTGAGAAAGCGCCGTTTCGATCTTGCAGTTGATGCCCAGGGCCTTTTAAAGAGCGGAATATGGGTGTGGCTTTCCGGTGCTCGGGAGCGTGTGGGTATCGGTTCCAGGGAAGGGAGCCGATTTCTCATGACTGAAGTCATTTCCCGTGAAGGGGCCTCGGACGGACTCAGCTCCCAGTATCTCCTGCTGGCTGAAGCCCTGGGCCTTGAAACGGAACCGTTCGAAATGGAAATGGCCCTTTCCGATGACGCTGAAAAGTATGCACGTCAGTTCAAGAGATCCATCGGTTCCGAATACATCGTTTTTGCTCCCTTCACAACCAGGCCCCAGAAACACTGGATACAAAAAAGGTGGCCTAAGGTAGCGCACCACCTTTTTTGTGAACTTGGCCTAAAAACCGTGATCCTTGGGGGCTGGGGAGATGTGGAAGCCGCTGACCGTATGGCAGAAAATGCGTCTGGAATTATCAACCTGGCGGGGAAAACCTCCCTGCAGCAGGCCGGGGCTGTGATCGCCCGCTCATCGCTGCTCATCGGGGTGGACACCGGTCTGACCCACATGGGGATCGCCCTGGAGGTCCCGACCATCGCCCTTTTCGGCGCGACGCGGCCCTACCTGGACACAACGGGCACCTCAGGCGAAGTCCTGTATCACAAACTTGACTGCTCTCCATGCCGACGGAGTCCCACATGCGATGGCGACTTCACCTGCATGAAGGCCATATCTGCGGAAGAGGTCATCCGGACCGCCCGGCGTCTTCTGACGGCACCATGA